The proteins below are encoded in one region of Juglans microcarpa x Juglans regia isolate MS1-56 chromosome 4D, Jm3101_v1.0, whole genome shotgun sequence:
- the LOC121260614 gene encoding peroxidase 72-like produces MSQFTNPFLVLSLFAFAPLCCFSGKTYGGYLYPQFYDHSCPKAQQIVKSIVAKAVAKEARMAASLLRLHFHDCFVQGCDASLLLDSRGSIISEKRSNPNRNSARGFEVLDEIKSALEKECPHTVSCADIVALAARDSTVLSGGPSWEVPLGRRDSRGASLSGSNNNIPAPNNTFQTILTKFKRQGLNVVDLVVLSGSHTIGNARCTSFRQRLYNQSGNGLPDSTLDQSYAAQLKTRCQRSGGDQNLFFLDFVSPTKFDNSYFKNLLFSKGLLSSDQVLLTKNKASMELVKKYSENNELFFKQFAQSMIKMGNVSPLTGSRGEIRKNCRKINS; encoded by the exons ATGTCTCAGTTTACGAACCCTTTCTTAGTTCTTTCTCTTTTTGCCTTTGCTCCCCTTTGTTGCTTCTCTGGCAAGACCTATGGGGGTTACCTCTACCCACAGTTTTATGATCACTCGTGCCCAAAAGCTCAACAGATTGTGAAGTCCATAGTGGCCAAGGCTGTGGCCAAAGAAGCACGCATGGCGGCTTCATTGCTTAGGCTCCATTTCCACGACTGTTTTGTCCAg GGCTGTGACGCATCCCTACTGTTGGACAGCCGCGGAAGCATAATCAGTGAGAAGAGGTCGAACCCAAACAGGAACTCTGCTCGAGGGTTTGAAGTTCTGGACGAGATAAAATCTGCTTTGGAGAAAGAGTGCCCACATACAGTATCTTGTGCTGATATTGTGGCTCTAGCTGCTAGAGACTCCACTGTTCTA AGTGGTGGACCCAGCTGGGAGGTTCCATTAGGAAGAAGGGACTCCAGAGGTGCAAGCTTGAGTGGCTCAAACAACAACATCCCTGCTCCAAACAACACATTCCAGACTATCCTCACCAAGTTCAAGCGACAAGGACTTAATGTCGTTGATCTTGTTGTGCTATCTG GGAGCCACACGATAGGAAATGCCCGGTGCACCAGCTTCAGGCAGAGACTCTACAACCAGTCAGGCAATGGGCTACCCGACAGCACACTTGATCAATCATATGCTGCCCAGTTGAAAACCAGATGCCAGAGATCAGGTGGTGATCAAAACCTGTTTTTCTTGGACTTTGTCAGCCCAACAAAATTTGACAACAGCTATTTCAAGAACTTGTTGTTTTCTAAAGGCCTTTTAAGCTCTGATCAAGTTCTTCTCACAAAAAACAAAGCATCCATGGAATTGGTGAAGAAATATTCAGAAAACAATGAGCTGTTCTTCAAGCAGTTTGCCCAGTCCATGATTAAGATGGGAAATGTTTCTCCATTGACAGGCTCAAGGGGAGAGATTAGAAAGAATTGCAGGAAGATTAACTCCTGA